The Bacteroides ovatus genomic interval TAACCAATACCATGTAAAATTAGTATATGCCAGTTCATCGACCGCGAACCCGGAGAACACAACAAGTCTCTATGGTATAAGTAAGTACTTTGATGAACAGTATGCATCTATCTATTGTAAGGCTGCGACCGGGTGCCGGCTGCATAATGTATATGGACCTAATCCGCGAAAAAGAACTCTTCTCTGGTTCCTGATGGAAAAGGAAAACGTGTCATTATACAACTGTGGTCAGAATATCCGGTGCTTCACTTACATAGATGATGTCATTGAGGGGCTTATCTATTCGGTGGGTTGTAACCGGCAACTTATCAATATTTGTAACGTTCAACCTGTGACTACTATGTATTTTGCTTCTTTAGTAAAATACTACAAACCGATTGAAATAGAGTTGATTAATAAAAAACGAGATTTTGACAATTTGGAGCAGTCGGTGAACCGGGATATCTATTTAGTACCTTTGTCTTACACATCTGTCGAGGACGGAGTAAAGAAGATCTTTGATGAAAGGAAAGGGAAAGATATGTCGTATTGACGACTGGGATAAGCCGGAAGCGGTGAAAGGTAAGAGCTGGTCTCATCAGGAACGGTTATGTGATTTGAGAGAAAAGGTGTCACTTCATAAAAAGGGTGATATCTATTACATCTCCCAGTTCATCCGTTCCAAGACTGGTACCAGCTTTTCAGAAATTAAACAGTCGGAGGAACTTGCATCATTCTTTGCAGAGAGAGCGTGTGAGTTTCTCCACCGCTTCATTGTAGGGGGATGTGAAGGATGGTGTATAGTCACCACACCGCGACGGAGACACTACGAGGGCTTTCATTTTGCAACCTCTATCTGCACGAAAATAGCTGGGGCGGTGAAAATACCATTCTATGAGAATGCAATTCAGTGCCTAACTAAAGATAGATTGAATCCGGAATTCTTTCTTCTTCGTCCGATAAAGGAAAAGAAGATAATAGTGTATGATGACATATTAACAACCGGCAGTACATTACTTGCCACCTATGAGCTTTTAAGAGATAGAGAGCAGCTTCTTTTTCTCATAGGAATAAACAATAATTGATATGGGAAAGCGAGAGGAACCATTAACATTTAAGCAAGAGAAATTCTGTAAATATTACGTTGATACAGAAGGTAATGCAAGTGAAGCATATCGAATGTCTTATAATACTTCCAACATGAAGCCAGAGACAATTTGGAGCGCTGCGAGTAGACTATTAGCAAATAGCAAGGTTAGTACAAGGATAAATGAGATTAAGGCGCAGAGAGCGAAAGAGTCTGAAGTAGAGAGGAAAACTGTTGAGAGGGTATTAATGGATATAGTGCTTGCCAATCCCGATGATCTTCATTTTGTTGACCCTGCAACCGGGAAAACAAAAATGAGAACTCCTTCCCAACTTCCCAAACGTGCCCGTAACGCATTGAAGAAGATACAGAATAAGAGAGGAGAGGTTACCTATGAGTTCAATGGCAAAACAGAAGCGGCCCGGATATTAGGTGCTTGGAATGGATGGGAGGCAGATAAGAATGTCAACATCAAAGGTGGAGATGGAAATAAAATCGGTGAACTTCGTATCGGCTTTGATGAAAAAGGAGATTCGGAAGAATAGAACAATTTGAACTGCAAAATCCGGTATTCACCCTACGGAGAAACCTTACTTTTAGAACAATATGGTTATAAATTATAAGAAGCTAAATCCTAACGGATTCTATCTATTGAAGTACTTGAATGATGAGACTATCCGTTTTATCATTCTCTATGGAGGTTCATCTTCCGGTAAGTCGTATAGTGTGGCACAAACAATACTGATACAGACATTACAGGATGGTGAAAACACTCTTGTAATGCGTAAGGTAGGAGCTTCTATTCTCAAAACCATTTATGAAGATTATAAAGTCGCTGCGGCCGGTCTTGGCATATCCCATTTGTTCAAGTTCCAACAGAATACTATTAAGTGTCTGGTTAATGGTGCGAAGATAGATTTTTCCGGTCTTGACGATCCGGAAAAGATAAAAGGTATCTCCAATTATAAGCGTGTTCAGTTAGAGGAATGGTCAGAGTTCGAGCATCCGGATTTCAAGCAGCTACGTAAGCGTTTGCGTGGTAAGAAAGGGCAGCAAATTATTTGTACCTTTAATCCGATCAGTGAAAGCCACTGGATAAAGAAAGAGTTCATTGATAAAGACAAATGGCATGATGTACCGATGACGGTTACCATTGCCGGCAAAGAGTTGCCGAAAGAACTTACCAAGGTCAAATCCGTAAAGAAGAATGCACCCAGGCAAATACTTAATCTTCGTACTAAGCAAATCGAGGAACAGGCACCTAATACAGTTATTATCCAATCTACCTATTTGAATAATTTTTGGGTGGTCGGTAGTCCTGACGGTACGTATGGTTTCTATGATGAGCAATGTGTTGCCGACTTTGAGTATGATAGAGTCCACGATCCGGATTATTACAATGTGTACGCATTGGGAGAGTGGGGTGTTATTCGTACCGGTAGCGAGTTCTTCGGTTCGTTCAACCGTGGCAAACATTCCGGTGAACATAAATATATCCCGGACCTGCCTATTCATATATCAGTAGATAATAACGTACTGCCATATATCAGTGTGTCGTACTGGCAAGTAGATTTCACTACCGGTATCAAGGTTTGGCAGTTCCATGAGACATGCGCCGAAAATCCTAACAATACAGTAAAGAAGTCCTCTAAACTTGTAGCCAAGTATCTGAAAGATATCAGGTATAGTGATAAAGTCTACCTACACGGGGATGCCTCAACAAAGGTGGCCAATAGCATTGATGATGAAAAACGTTCTTGGATGGACTTATTCATAGATACATTGCAGAAAGAAGGATTCGAGATTGAGGATAAGGTAGGCAATAAGAATCCGAGTGTTGCCATGACCGGTGAGTTTATCAATGCTATCTTTGATTGTACTGTTCCCGGTATAGAGATATACATTGACGAATCATGTTCGGTATCTATTGAGGACTACATGAGCGTACAGAAAGATGCTAACGGTGCCATTCTTAAAACTAAGGTCAAGAATAAAACTACCTTGCAGACTTATGAGGAGCACGGGCACCTGTCTGATACGTTCCGATATGTCGTTGTGGATTTGTGTAGTGAGCAGTATATAGAGTTTAGTAACCGGCGAAAAAGAAACTTGTATGCTTGTAATGGCACTATTAATTTCTTCAATCCAGATACCGAATGTAAATACACTAAGAAGATTCTATATGTGATGCCGAATGTTAATGGGAAATTTGTCCTTATACAAGCGTTTAGATGTGGAAATAAATGGCATGTTGTTGATGTCGTATTTATGGATACTACTTCAACAGAAGATATACGTTCTTCTATTTTGTCCCATGAATCTGATTCATGTGTAATTGAATGTACAGATGCTTATTTCCCTTTTATCCGGGAACTCCGTTCTAGTACAAACAAGGAGATTCGTGTAATGAAAGAGTTTCCGGATGTAGATAAGCGTATTGCTGCAACATCTGATTATGTGAAAAATAGTATTCTTTTTTCTGCATCAAAAGTAGAATCTGATACGGAATATGTTGCCTTCATGAATAATCTGATGGACTATAATAAAGATAGTGAAACAAAAGAGGCCAGTGCTGTTTTGAGTGGGCTAGTACAGTTCGTTGTAAAATTAGGTTTGAATTGAAATGTGTTATATGTGATTGAAAATAAGAATGTTATATTGTTGGTATTATGTTTTCGTAATTTCAAGATTTTAGTGTTTTGGAAAACGGTTTTCCTTTTTACTTAGTTTTGCTCAAAAAGGAACCCAATGAATATTTTTTTTGATAATCTATTTGGAAAGAAATCTAAGACTAAAGGTGAAGTTGAAATAGTTACTTCATCTGAAAATAAGGATATAGATACTCAAAGTGGCAAGACTGAAAAATGGTCAGTTGCATACATTGAGGACCTTACTAGTCCTATTGTAGCGGGCAGTAACTATCTAACGCTATTCAGTACGATACCTGAAGTCTTTTTCCCGATCGATTATATTGCATCGCGAATTGCAGGTGCTAATTTTCAATTGAAGAAAACTAAGGATGACAGTATAGTATGGGCGAATAAACGAATGAATGGCATACTTAGTCGTCCTAATTGTTTGATGCGTTGGAAAGAATTGATTTATCAGCACCATATTTATAAATTGTGTACAGGGAATAGCTTTATTCGTGCCGCTATGCCTGATGTCTTTTCTACAGCTGAAAAATGGAGATATTGCGATAATTATTGGGTGCTACCTTCTGATAAGACTATTGTAGAACCTGTTTACGGGAATATGCCATTGTTTGGCATTGCCCAAACAGAAGATATTATTCGTAGCTATCGTTTGGAGTATGGTTGGAATGGTAGTTTGGAAATTCCTCCATACCAAATATGGCATGATAGAGACGGAAGTGCAGAGTTCTATTCAGGGGCTATGTTCTTGAAGTCCAAAAGTCGTCTTGCTTCCCAAAATAAGCCAATGTCAAATCTAATAGCTGTATATGAAGCTAGAAATGTGATTTATGTAAAGCGGGGTGGATTGGGCTTTATTGTAAGTAAGAAAACTGATGCTACCGGTTCAATAGCGTTGACTGACGATGAAAAGGAACAGCTTTTGAAGCAAAATTTTGAGAAGTATGGTGTAAGGAAGGGCCAGGTACCTTATGGTATTTCA includes:
- a CDS encoding terminase small subunit, whose amino-acid sequence is MGKREEPLTFKQEKFCKYYVDTEGNASEAYRMSYNTSNMKPETIWSAASRLLANSKVSTRINEIKAQRAKESEVERKTVERVLMDIVLANPDDLHFVDPATGKTKMRTPSQLPKRARNALKKIQNKRGEVTYEFNGKTEAARILGAWNGWEADKNVNIKGGDGNKIGELRIGFDEKGDSEE
- a CDS encoding phage portal protein gives rise to the protein MNIFFDNLFGKKSKTKGEVEIVTSSENKDIDTQSGKTEKWSVAYIEDLTSPIVAGSNYLTLFSTIPEVFFPIDYIASRIAGANFQLKKTKDDSIVWANKRMNGILSRPNCLMRWKELIYQHHIYKLCTGNSFIRAAMPDVFSTAEKWRYCDNYWVLPSDKTIVEPVYGNMPLFGIAQTEDIIRSYRLEYGWNGSLEIPPYQIWHDRDGSAEFYSGAMFLKSKSRLASQNKPMSNLIAVYEARNVIYVKRGGLGFIVSKKTDATGSIALTDDEKEQLLKQNFEKYGVRKGQVPYGISDADIDFVRTNLSIAELQPFEETLADAINIAGAYGIPAVLVPRKDQSTFSNQATAEKSVYCSTVIPMAKQFCKDFTAFLGLEGGGYYLDCDFSDVDCLQEGLKESEDVKTNINKRCREQFSCGLITLNDWRAQIGESMIENPLFDKLKFDMSDEELDKVNRVFNTKSGDEKDGRENQKPSVQDKGK
- a CDS encoding PBSX family phage terminase large subunit; the encoded protein is MVINYKKLNPNGFYLLKYLNDETIRFIILYGGSSSGKSYSVAQTILIQTLQDGENTLVMRKVGASILKTIYEDYKVAAAGLGISHLFKFQQNTIKCLVNGAKIDFSGLDDPEKIKGISNYKRVQLEEWSEFEHPDFKQLRKRLRGKKGQQIICTFNPISESHWIKKEFIDKDKWHDVPMTVTIAGKELPKELTKVKSVKKNAPRQILNLRTKQIEEQAPNTVIIQSTYLNNFWVVGSPDGTYGFYDEQCVADFEYDRVHDPDYYNVYALGEWGVIRTGSEFFGSFNRGKHSGEHKYIPDLPIHISVDNNVLPYISVSYWQVDFTTGIKVWQFHETCAENPNNTVKKSSKLVAKYLKDIRYSDKVYLHGDASTKVANSIDDEKRSWMDLFIDTLQKEGFEIEDKVGNKNPSVAMTGEFINAIFDCTVPGIEIYIDESCSVSIEDYMSVQKDANGAILKTKVKNKTTLQTYEEHGHLSDTFRYVVVDLCSEQYIEFSNRRKRNLYACNGTINFFNPDTECKYTKKILYVMPNVNGKFVLIQAFRCGNKWHVVDVVFMDTTSTEDIRSSILSHESDSCVIECTDAYFPFIRELRSSTNKEIRVMKEFPDVDKRIAATSDYVKNSILFSASKVESDTEYVAFMNNLMDYNKDSETKEASAVLSGLVQFVVKLGLN
- a CDS encoding NAD-dependent epimerase/dehydratase family protein; the encoded protein is MMRKMIVTGSEGFIGKALCQELAKRNVEVIGIDRKNGTEASKVCELLKYGDIDCVFHLAAQTSVFNGNLEQIRKDNIDTFMCIADACNQYHVKLVYASSSTANPENTTSLYGISKYFDEQYASIYCKAATGCRLHNVYGPNPRKRTLLWFLMEKENVSLYNCGQNIRCFTYIDDVIEGLIYSVGCNRQLINICNVQPVTTMYFASLVKYYKPIEIELINKKRDFDNLEQSVNRDIYLVPLSYTSVEDGVKKIFDERKGKDMSY
- a CDS encoding phosphoribosyltransferase: MKGKGKICRIDDWDKPEAVKGKSWSHQERLCDLREKVSLHKKGDIYYISQFIRSKTGTSFSEIKQSEELASFFAERACEFLHRFIVGGCEGWCIVTTPRRRHYEGFHFATSICTKIAGAVKIPFYENAIQCLTKDRLNPEFFLLRPIKEKKIIVYDDILTTGSTLLATYELLRDREQLLFLIGINNN